AATGAGAGTACGAGATATCaaaaaaacgataataatcgccgtaaaaagtaaaaccaacaaaaataaaatcttATACATCAAAGAGTAACCTCTCTCACCTGACGAACAAGTGCTgctcactttctttattctttatttAAGTGATcctgtgtttatttttcctgcAGCCATGGAACCATGAatcaaagaaatatatatattaaggCATGAAAGGTattagtttttgtttttggtatTGGAGCACCTCGCCATGCGTCTGCTTTTGCTCCTTGGTGAAACTCAAAAGGAACGAAAGGCTCACGGAATggaacaaatatatttgtgggaATAATAATTCAATATTAGGCCTCTTTTGAGGAGTGTGCTAAGTGGAATaatggtgaaaaagaagtattGAAAATTTATGCCACATGGACAAATGCTTTACAATATTTTCTCGCTGTCTGAAAAATATGGAATATATGGAATATATAAGGAACCAGAAACATAGGGAATATATGAAGTATaagaaaatatatcaaatataagaaaatatatgatATATTCTGAAGTGCcggatgtgtttgtgcgtgtcttTGTATGTGTTCTCTGCTTTATATATCACTAAATGTTTTACACAATTCATTTTACTTTGCGTATGCTAATCGCTTGTTTCTCCCTGTATAAATTAGTGGAAATATCCattagagaaataataatttactttttttcttttcccttctcttccaTTCCCGCTAATGTTTCACCCGCCTATTTTCATTCCTTATAAATActgtaaatttctttttgttactgtaactatttccaaaaaaaaaaaatgtaagaCACTTTAAGCATTACATATCATAATATTTCTAAACTCCTCTTTTGTTATGTTAAGCTactaatatttttatttcccattcattttattcagTGGAACATACAAAACCCCTTCAAAAGTCCTTCCTtggttttttcttcaacattaTAATATAGCTTGtggaatatacaaatatataataaccaTAAATGTGTTATACATCTTCACAACATCAGAAGCTATACAACAGAATTATGTTCTTCAAGAAGCAGTggttgtgtttccttttattttatctcatagtcaaactaattaattaattactaATAACTTCCTCCAAAGATATTGCTTCCACTTTCTTGGATTACTCAGCAGCGTAACACCGGAGTCTTGAAATGAAGAGTCGCAGTTCAAAGAATACAAAACAGGAAACAGAGACTCGCACCTTCACAATTGGTTGCATTTGAATACATCAAACGCATTTATACACTTGCATTCCTAGTTTCTTTTTGGGGGGGTGGAGggtaaatgcaaaatgtaTCAAGTTGACGAGTAGCAGAAATACAACACTTGATATAATTTCACTTACATAtaagctttcttttcccactttaTTTCAATTCATAATATTTTGATAGCAATGTAATGCAGCATTCAGCTATAAACATTTTAACCATAAATATAGTAACTAATGTGTGAATGGTAACCCATTGCGATACATTCCATATGGAACAATACCACATTGTTAAATATACGCATTTAATTAAAACTATAGCACTAAattgaaaattaaaaaattaaaagagaaaaagatatGAATTATCAAAAGAGGCATATTCTTCACTAACATGCACTTGTTTCAATATAATCATAATTTGAAATTAATTTAAATGATAAGTGGCCCAATATCCTGAAATGacacaataacaatgatttcattatagcaactgtaaaataatgatatgcaataaaataaataatataaataaattaaaatacaGCAAGCAGTGCAGAATATATTCTATTGctatatataaacatttgCCAACAGATGAATACCTTTACTCATTgggagaaaataattaaattcaAACTTCCTATGATTCTGCCAGTGTTTGTCGGCTACATGTGGgactcaaaaaaacaaaagtttattttaaataaacatgaaaaaaagaaaaacttcgcATGAAACCATAAGGGCACCCCTGTGAGTTATGTGCTACTGTCAAACATAGTTAACTTCACAGCCCtcaagaaagagagaaataaataaaagtaaaattccaggtaaaaaataaaataaaaattaaggaaataTAACATAATTATGCTTAACTAACTGTAACGTGAGGaatgtaaaaataacaaaatgttaCTCAAAATTTAATGTTATCaatgttttccttcacaaacaaaaactgtCACATCTCAATGTGTTCTTTCAAATTAATGTAACGGAACCAGAtatgtttgtataatatTCTACAATGTCATTTGGCATTGTCCGATgctcactcaaaaaaaaacttattcgTTTTGTTGCGATGTAGCTATTGACAGTGttgtgctctttttctttttttttatttttttttaacatacCGCTCCGCACTTCCGTAATCCCCTCAATATTCCTGCAGTTCCCATCATAaaagatacaaaagaaatccatcaaaataaagtaaCTGGAGTCCAAGATGCTGTAGATCgcaatgtatttattttgaatAATGGAATCCTGTGATATCAGAGACAATCATCTGCAATGAATAAACTGAAACATTCATTGACTCATGCcactaaaataataattaaattgTTAAACACATATTCCCATCGTGTGTTAAGTAATTCAAACAATTCTGTGACCACATGAAATACTCgacgaaaaaggaaacgtatACAATGCATAAGCCATTAGTAAAGTATAAATACAGTTTTTGGTATCGAATCCATCATATGTTACAAAGTTGCATTTCATTAACAAACAAGAGCACAATTTAACTCAACATCATATTTCGAATCATCAGTGATAGAGCTTGGCAACTGTATGATTCGATTCCACCAACATCTGCCTTCACTCTTACAACCTTTACCAACTTGTCCGTAACTTCATTGTTCTTCCAGGCAGCCGTATGCtcaataatatcattataGGAATATTCACCCGACTTCTTCATAGTTTCCAACGCATCATGAACTCTTTTCAGACGCCATTCATAACAGCTTaaaccaaatatatataacgaGGCAAAAGCCCAATTGAATTAATACGTCCCTCCACTATTCTCCACTcatcttccatttccttcctcaattcgtatcttcttctgttggataccttttcccttgtATGTATTGACAGTTTTTTCCATGCCACaaatgccttcatgtcacgcacatcatcacagtttataataatttGGCGGCCTCCCGTATTTGTAGTCCAGTTACCAAAGTGGGAACTATTCGGGGAAGTGAAAATAGTTACACTCCAAACATCAGAGGGAAGTTGAGTGTAAAGCTGCTGCATTGCATACCTTATGTCCATAATAATGTGTCCTCTGTTTTcaaatttcattttatttatggcGTTGACCGCAGCTCTCAAATCTTCGTACCGCACaaccctccctctttcatcACCCTTTCTGTTATATATTAAGTAGGCGATCGTGTCTGtgaaatatgcaacaacatcaagcattccttcatggaagtgaagcaacgaatgaagcaaaaatgatccaaggCCACATGATTTACCAATACCAGgtgtaccaataacaatatgtatCGGTGGTCTGTGAGCTgtcttttccacccaccatGTTTTCAGATCTTTTTCGACTTTATACCACACGCGCAcaatttcacgacggatgtATACGTGCTGAAATACTACTTTGCGCCCCGTAGTGTAATCCAATGCAAACCTgttgtatggccaacccttcTCCGAAGTGAGAACGAAAATCTCCAAACCATCGGGTCTCTCCTCAATCTCTGCATCAACATTGGTAGGATCAGGAGTTATATCCACCTCCGCTTCGGTCCAAATGCTCTGTGGTCTTCCATCGAACACTTTCATTCCAAGTGGCTCTCTACGataacccgacatcacataactccatttcgcaTTATAAATGGAATCATATAATCCTTTCAGTTCGacagcaccaccagctgtTTGGGCAGCTCGCTTTTCCGCTCTCTTGGCGGCCGTCACCGCTCCATCCAACCTTCCCCTCGCCATgggaccaacaaattcccttatttcccctctccccttctcctcccactgacTGAGGtagtaaatttctttttcgtcaaGGTAGTCTACCTTCTCAGACAGATCAATAGCTGTCTTCACTGTTTTAAACTCATCAGTGCCTTGTATATCCTCAAGAATCTCAGCATCAACAATATATCTTCTGGGATtcttaacaaacaaaaacatggcCACATTCTCTGTGTTATACGTGTTTGAGAAGTATTGATTCAAAAGGTCATGCAATTTCATATTACGCAGAACCTCATACCGTTGCAGCAGCGCATCTTCCAGCAGCACATCCCTCACCTTACTATCCATAGTCCAGTTGGGCCCCCCTTCAGTTCTCTGCCGtatttgtggaggctgagcggcagcagcagcagcaggaggaggaggcggtacattttcatcccgCGGTCTCCTCACGGCTGCTCCAAAATTACCTGCCACTTGTTGGTTTgcattatttccttgtggagCTGCGGGACTATTTGCTCTTGACATAACtcttttaatattattaacttaacttcctttcctttccttttttctctgaaattataaaaaactgaagtaaaataatagataAGGAAACAATAGCGGGTGAACAAAGTAACACAATATCAAATGTAATAGAGCGCGTTAATGTTTACTCACTATTGTTTGTataatatgatatcataatgtATTTGGTATTGAGAAgaacaatttcaaaatatagcagctgtaaataaatatttcccttgcttcattATTATGTGCTAAATGTAATATATTCCTGTATCATTCTTTTTAAACCATGAAtaatatggaaacaaaaaatattactgccTCATATACCTGCATCAACACttcgtatatataatcaATATTAAAAGAGAATCAAATTCTATCAATTAAaatcaagtaaaacaataaacaaaaatatatatggatattaatgaaacgaagaaaaagagtatcgGAACAACACATAGATATATACACACAGAACTGCACAACTGTAAAAATGCTCCTTTATATATCCTCCCCATTTTTACAATACGTAACGTTCACTCGCATTGAATAAATTtattgaaaatataaatcacttatcccctcccccgtgtattcacttacttccaaaggagaatattaaataatgtctgtaggacaggtaaaaaaaaactgatagtCTTTTTGCATCAGATAACCAGAGAGTATTTCTGTTTACTttcataataaataaaaacatcaTTTTGCCTtcagttaaaataaaatttaattacTTGCCTCCTCATTGTTCACAACTATCAACAACTAATTCAGCGACACACATTCATATGTATCTGATGTGCCATCGTTGTTTGATGAATTCACACATCTTccatgatggtgatgatacaaCATATTGTAAATCattggaataaaattaatacaattaattgaggaaaccgtaaaagattatcataacatatcttttattttcccttcctttcatttacacAAATTAAATATGTAATGATACAATTCACTTTCAGTACGTGTCCACACTTATTGTATCATTATTGTAAGTTATTTTTTGCTCATATACACGAAGCTAttggaacaacaaaaaaataaaacaactcATTGAAACaacttgaaaaaatatataacaaataaaggtaaTAGAGAGAATGAGCGTGAACAGacagataataaaatgaaacacgtCTCGTACTTTCCTTCTAAATATTCAATAGTTGGCGgattacaaataaaaacaattacacattatagaaaggaagggatataATTACATTATACACCTGCATGTGGATATGTAACAGTAAGTCATAGTAGAAATAAATTGGCTAAACACAATAGTTATGgaagataaaataattcaaaatatcaataatattattctatcaacattcccttccttccccatTAAGTTTCCAAATGgtttcaaataataattcacataATTCCATACATATGTTACGATGGGCattgcatgcagtacaatttaaaggaagtgaaactcatataacattttcaaaaaaaggctttgaatggttgtttgctaccatcaattacatttccaatgcctaattacacttttatatgcGTGAATGAAGTTACTGATGataactttgacatgctcgagaattcataacacaaagcagcagctgcatgcaataaaaaataaaaatataaataacatccgaattcatttactgacagatgagtgcaattcattcacccaaacttcatagctgTAAACATAAACTCGCTGCTGCCAATAGGAAATGAtcccgcataaatattgagcatctgaaaatgatagcaacgggtttccatttttgagATATATGCATAAACTAcatgaggtatatgaagccatattggtaaagtgtcactacgcatgttgcaatttactatcagaagtgtctgccttattttatttcttttgttactgtaactcatgagtatcattcattattctttacaatacaactgtaagtcattttgcatttttacatatttccttattccctcatactggaagtattccacatataagattcctcaatatcgttcacaaaataaaaataatttcatttccttctgtaTTCAGTTTCTCGTGTAGCAGTGTGTACACTAATcatccataaagtttttaatttgccaaatacatcattacgaaactattttccacaaataaacaaacaaacaaatcattgggacaatatctttgagatatttccttcactataTTTGCAGTTCAGTAGTAATTAAAATACACTTTTCTGTATAATTCAACACATGGTGGAATTGCAAAGAAATGTGATGGTACTTATAATCCATAAGTTCTCAATTTTCCTCATACGGTCTCCTTTCATGCCTTTACATCCTTATATAATTCACAGAGAATtactgcaatttctttcatatgcTTTCAGGATTCCATATGtcacaacacaaataatatatacatttacacatatatataatttggaCATAATATTGCTTAACATATAAATTATCACAAACCTATGACTTTACACTCCTCCTAAGAATAATAGAATCaaattatttctattttgcatcattacatgaagcttcggaaaaggaaagaaaaagaatcaaacaaaaggtaatgtAAACAACACAGTTTCATAATACAGATTATAACTTGTTTGTGAATTTcagatgcaaacacaaaatgttcaAACAGGGAAACAGTAAAGGACGGTACTGGTGATGTAAGCACAAATtaaccaaaaatagaaacataaataaaactTAAAACttgtaaaaacacaaatatatatgatacaaatatttaccacatattataattcgccaccctcacacttgaATTATAAAGAGGACATAACACACATATGTGGTAAAACTAATACAACTcgaatatacatatgtgaCATCTTCTTAACATAATCATTCCAATATTTACTCAGTATGTATGTCTGTgtatctgtgtgtgtgtagaaatgatgaaatgtaaTTGTAACAAATCaggcacaacacaaacaaaaaatatgcaTTATATTATTCTCTAAAAAggagaagaataaaaatcaaGAAATATTACGCAGCTTTTCTCACAAgtaattttgtttctgtatatatacatatatacatatataacaCGACAGCTGGCAACATTAAACTCTCAATTCCATAATATCTGACACCTGAAGTGATAATTAGCAGCGGATGCctttaacaaaaaacaacagaaataacaacatcaaagcATGTTTTGAAAGCTTAAATAAACTTCCTCATGGATAAACCATTTGTACAAAGTTTGAGTGCCAAGTAggaggaacaaagaaaaataaaaaaagaagaattaaaTGGTAAAACAATTGCGTGTGATATAACTAAAGGATTTGTTAGGCACTACACTCATTAAACTCCAGTTTCATAAAAATACTGCAAGGCATAATATTTACTGCTTTACCGGTTATGTGCCTCCAGCAAGCAATAATAAATACTTCGAGTATTATTCGATTTCTGATGCTATGAAGTGTGTAATAAATTAGTGCATGAGTAAAATATTCAAATGTTGGTGTTCACTTCAAATTATAACCTCTGCACTATGAATGTCTCTCGATGTTTATAATTTGAGAGAGCAAAAGTGACGGCGCtactatttatttcttccagttcatgaatatataaatatatttatacatatataatcaGATGTGACATGCAAAAGCGTTTAAACATCAGGCATGAACATCTTTCCATCCATTTAAAGCAAGACGATACAATAAGGTAAGTTTAGGATGAAGTGAAGGTATCATAATGTTAATATCTTCCTTCAAGCGGAGGATTCAATTTAAATAGGCGTACTTCACAAACAATAGTAAAATAACTGAGAAAACTTATATCACTTAAtcgttgtttccttcaattcTTATTTTGAATCGCTCTGTACCGTCACACCTTCAATAAAGTATATAGTGACGCATTTCACACATCCTCCCTAAGCCATCTCTCATAGTCATTAGCTCtcaacagcaataataacaaataatgaaTAGTTTAGTtcttaccttcccttttttactaTCGACAAGAAAGATATACGAAATAATTATCATACTGAATAAACAGTAGGCGTTCCTCATCATCCTACGCAAAATATGAATTGAAACGATAATTTACTAACGAAGCGGAAGTGTCTGAAAGCGTCTTTAACTCGTCTCCTGTGCGGGGCGAAGAgggttgtgttgtgtgggcTTTCTAAAAATTTCACTCTCTTGCAGACAGCTGCGTAAATAAACGGGGAGTACAGGTGTGTTTAGAGAAAGATAACCGTACAAAATAATACTCTGCACTCCTAAGTCCAAAACCATTCATAATGCAGGCTTTCAAAATACACGACATCATCTCAACAAAttgtaattattttttttgtataatgTCCTCCAGAAGACAGAACAACAGATGACACAGTGAAATAACACATGACAAACAAGGAATATAACCGCACATCCTCAGCAGTAAATGTTTCAGTTTctccttttaaaaaaaaaaagaaaaataaaacagtttCACACGTGTGGCCCAAAAGCTGCATCAGCCAATACGATATCTTGACAGCTTGTCACGCAGTCTTGcctcaagaagaaaataaatcatTCATCTCTGCTTTCCCTTAATTGATAAATGAGATCCCATGCTGTGTTAACTCA
This region of Trypanosoma brucei brucei TREU927 chromosome 1, complete sequence genomic DNA includes:
- a CDS encoding hypothetical protein, unlikely (unlikely gene predicted by glimmer), with the protein product MDFFCIFYDGNCRNIEGITEVRSGMLKKNKKKEKEHNTVNSYIATKRISFFLSEHRTMPNDIVEYYTNISGSVTLI